From the genome of Papaver somniferum cultivar HN1 chromosome 2, ASM357369v1, whole genome shotgun sequence, one region includes:
- the LOC113353178 gene encoding alkane hydroxylase MAH1-like: MAFFPIAILFIVCFLTLGFFIKRQSPAIDYWLFLGSIPSVLQNSNRLPEWGTEVFRSIGKGSCFFDGPIFTKLRYLATCDPQNIEYILKTNFVNFPKGENFREIFDILGDGIFNVDSDLWRVRRRMAHSCFTLSELKTLAAKTSRKVVVEQLVPFLAHATENEFTVDLQDVCSRVAFDINTCVIFGRYEKYLSLELPSHELAVAVDDAQDAILYRNAMPIFLWKFLRFSGIGKERKLARAHKKIDELFEEYICQKRKDLFAGVKTDDLLSTYIKALQDETSVVSSSANKDIFLRDEMLNLFIAGRDTITAGLIWFFWLVSKTPSVETKILDELSFVFSLKNKGEEAMRNHNWPWVFDSDDLKGLVYLHAALCESLRLYPPLPLNRKSVVKKDVLPDGTLVTPGMEIILSFYSAGRMPWIWGEDCLEFKPERWIDGNGKISFEATSKFFPFNIGPRTCLGKDISFTQMKSVVAAVLFNFRIGVVEGHHVCPKPFINLHMKNGLKVNIKKRTM; encoded by the coding sequence ATGGCTTTTTTTCCAATAGCTATCTTATTCATTGTTTGTTTTCTAACTCTAGGTTTCTTCATCAAACGCCAAAGTCCAGCTATAGATTACTGGCTTTTCCTTGGAAGCATTCCTTCAGTTTTGCAGAATTCAAACCGATTACCAGAATGGGGAACGGAAGTGTTCAGATCAATAGGTAAAGGTTCTTGCTTCTTTGATGGACCTATCTTCACGAAACTTAGATATCTTGCAACTTGTGACCCTCAAAACATCGAATACATACTTAAAACCAACTTTGTCAATTTCCCGAAAGGAGAAAACTTCAGGGAGATTTTCGATATACTTGGTGATGGTATCTTTAATGTGGATTCTGATCTTTGGAGAGTACGAAGAAGAATGGCTCATTCCTGTTTTACTTTATCAGAACTCAAAACCCTAGCTGCGAAGACGAGCCGTAAGGTGGTTGTAGAGCAACTAGTCCCATTTTTAGCTCATGCAACTGAAAACGAGTTCACCGTTGATTTACAGGATGTTTGTTCCCGAGTAGCTTTTGATATTAACACATGTGTGATTTTTGGAAGGTACGAAAAGTATCTCTCTTTAGAGCTTCCTTCACATGAGTTAGCCGTGGCTGTGGATGATGCACAGGATGCCATACTTTATAGGAATGCAATGCCCATATTTTTATGGAAATTTCTGCGTTTTTCCGGAATTGGAAAAGAAAGGAAGCTAGCCAGAGCTCACAAAAAGATAGATGAACTCTTTGAAGAGTACATTTGTCAAAAGAGAAAAGACTTGTTTGCAGGAGTTAAAACAGATGATCTCTTATCCACTTACATAAAAGCTCTACAAGATGAGACTAGTGTCGTTTCCTCTTCGGCCAATAAAGACATTTTTCTCCGAGATGAAATGCTGAATTTATTCATAGCTGGGCGTGACACTATTACGGCGGGTCTCATTTGGTTTTTCTGGTTAGTTTCAAAAACACCTTCTGTCGAGACAAAGATCTTGGATGAGTTGAGTTTTGTATTTTCTTTAAAGAATAAGGGAGAAGAAGCAATGAGAAACCATAACTGGCCATGGGTTTTCGATTCAGATGATTTGAAAGGCTTAGTTTATTTGCATGCGGCTTTATGTGAATCCTTAAGATTATACCCACCTCTTCCTCTTAACCGGAAATCTGTTGTTAAGAAAGATGTACTCCCAGATGGGACTTTGGTGACTCCTGGAATGGAGATAATACTTTCATTTTATTCAGCAGGAAGAATGCCTTGGATTTGGGGTGAAGATTGTTTGGAATTCAAGCCGGAGCGATGGATAGATGGAAATGGGAAGATAAGTTTCGAAGCGACGTCCAAGTTTTTTCCATTTAACATCGGACCGAGAACTTGTTTAGGTAAAGATATATCTTTTACACAGATGAAGTCTGTTGTTGCAGCTGTTCTATTCAACTTCCGTATTGGAGTGGTGGAAGGTCATCATGTTTGCCCTAAACCATTCATAAACCTTCATATGAAAAATGGATTAAAGGTGAATATTAAGAAAAGAACAATGTGA